The following are encoded together in the Actinomycetota bacterium genome:
- a CDS encoding sugar kinase, with the protein MSILVVGSVALDSVRTPFGEVEEVLGGSATYFSVAASFFSPVRVVAVVGEDFPAEHLDFLASRGVDVGGLRMVPGRTFRWRGFYDYDLNQAHTLDTQLNVFEDFDPEIPGEYRDSQFVFLANIDPVLQLKVLEQVPSPRLTVCDTMNFWIENRRRELEELITRVDCLLLNDSEARQLAGEPNLIAAGRKLQSMGPRRVIIKKGEHGVIMLGENSYFSLPAYPLETVFDPTGAGDSFGGGFLGALSRERDISEEAVRRAVVYGSVVASFAVESFSCERLRSLSEEEIRARYDEFMEITCF; encoded by the coding sequence ATGAGCATACTGGTCGTGGGTTCGGTGGCCCTTGATTCGGTGCGCACCCCCTTCGGGGAGGTGGAGGAGGTGCTGGGAGGGTCGGCCACCTATTTCAGCGTGGCGGCCTCCTTTTTCAGCCCCGTGAGGGTGGTGGCCGTGGTGGGGGAGGACTTCCCCGCGGAACACCTGGATTTCCTGGCCTCGCGCGGCGTGGACGTGGGCGGGTTGCGGATGGTGCCGGGGCGGACCTTCCGCTGGCGGGGCTTCTACGATTACGACCTCAACCAGGCTCATACCCTGGACACCCAGCTCAACGTCTTCGAGGATTTCGACCCGGAGATACCCGGGGAATACCGCGACTCGCAGTTCGTCTTCCTGGCCAACATCGACCCCGTCCTGCAGTTGAAGGTGCTCGAGCAGGTGCCCTCCCCGCGGCTTACCGTCTGCGACACCATGAACTTCTGGATAGAGAACAGGCGCAGGGAGCTGGAGGAGCTGATCACGAGGGTGGATTGCCTGCTGCTCAACGATTCCGAGGCGCGGCAGCTGGCCGGGGAACCCAATCTCATCGCCGCCGGTCGCAAACTGCAGTCCATGGGGCCGCGGCGGGTGATCATCAAGAAGGGGGAGCACGGGGTGATCATGCTGGGAGAGAACTCCTATTTTTCCCTTCCCGCCTACCCGCTGGAGACGGTCTTCGACCCCACGGGCGCGGGTGATTCCTTCGGCGGGGGGTTCCTGGGGGCGCTCTCGCGCGAGCGGGACATTTCCGAGGAGGCGGTGCGACGGGCCGTCGTCTACGGGAGCGTGGTCGCCTCCTTCGCGGTGGAGTCCTTTTCCTGCGAGCGCCTGCGCAGCCTGAGCGAGGAGGAGATACGGGCGCGTTACGACGAGTTCATGGAGATCACCTGTTTCTGA
- a CDS encoding PH domain-containing protein, translating to MSDAASEMLETGEKVIFDKRHSLWEIWRNFLIGAVAVVALVLLLTRFKPGPSATPDETNWGYIALVSLLALVALVYYTLWPLLKQRKLQEKKVFLPALGGVLAAAGWGALMWFRNSRGFADIWETVAWIAFVVVIVGWLAYPVLRWFFTHFILTDRKLILSSGILNKSFKVIPLDQVNDISGSQNVWERVFNYGDLVIESAGEFGQQPFTNIGDPRKVRAQILEQRRIFLEERAGGRPYGTGTPYSAPAGTGIPRVAQEGGRAAGGRTAAEELELVEGISKLDELRRSGALSEEEFQRAKQELLDRLGGD from the coding sequence ATGAGCGATGCGGCTTCGGAGATGCTGGAAACGGGGGAGAAGGTCATCTTCGACAAGAGGCATTCCCTGTGGGAGATCTGGAGGAACTTCCTCATAGGGGCGGTCGCCGTAGTCGCGCTGGTCCTGCTGCTGACCAGGTTCAAGCCCGGGCCGTCGGCGACGCCGGACGAGACCAACTGGGGTTACATAGCCTTGGTGAGCCTGCTGGCCCTGGTCGCCCTGGTCTATTACACCCTGTGGCCGCTCCTGAAACAGCGCAAGCTGCAGGAAAAGAAGGTCTTCCTGCCCGCCCTGGGCGGGGTTCTGGCCGCCGCGGGCTGGGGCGCGTTGATGTGGTTCCGCAACAGCCGGGGATTCGCGGACATCTGGGAAACGGTGGCCTGGATAGCCTTCGTGGTGGTCATCGTGGGATGGCTCGCATACCCCGTCCTGCGCTGGTTCTTCACCCATTTCATCCTCACCGACCGCAAGCTTATACTCAGCTCGGGGATACTGAACAAGAGCTTCAAGGTCATCCCCCTGGACCAGGTCAACGACATCTCCGGCAGCCAGAACGTGTGGGAGAGGGTCTTCAACTACGGCGACCTGGTCATCGAGTCGGCGGGAGAGTTCGGGCAGCAGCCGTTCACCAACATCGGCGATCCCAGGAAGGTGCGGGCGCAGATCCTGGAGCAGAGGAGGATCTTCCTCGAGGAGAGGGCAGGCGGCCGTCCTTACGGGACGGGAACGCCCTATTCAGCCCCGGCGGGGACCGGCATACCCCGGGTGGCGCAGGAGGGGGGACGCGCGGCGGGAGGGCGCACCGCGGCCGAAGAACTTGAGCTGGTGGAGGGCATAAGCAAGCTGGACGAGCTGCGACGCAGCGGCGCCCTCAGCGAGGAGGAGTTCCAGAGGGCGAAGCAGGAACTCCTGGACAGGCTGGGGGGAGACTGA
- a CDS encoding site-2 protease family protein, with the protein MIPRKGLRVGAFRGIDVFIHWSWFIVFALLLWVVLQFFQVNVSSGPAIYVPVALLTTLLFFASVLLHELSHSLVATRNGVPINRITLFVFGGVAQMGKDVTSPGVEFKMAVAGPLCSYLLCLLFGAFSYLAHQLGAETVSFGLMLLATVNFGLGTFNLVPGFPLDGGRILRSLLWHHWHDMERSTRAASRLGEVFGALMVTAGISMLLADLLRNRGDYILAGVWFILIGTFLVQAAENSFRQLRLRLALADATAYDLLRPGVPAVDLSATLEEVYRVHLERTPGAVIPVLRQGKLAGTVSMADLKKAAKSAWEETPVAAVARPLRPEDTCSSRHPLFEVMALMERSGRDFLWVTEEGRLLGVLLREDVRRHARERLRA; encoded by the coding sequence GTGATCCCCAGGAAAGGCCTGCGCGTCGGAGCTTTCCGGGGTATCGACGTCTTCATCCACTGGAGCTGGTTCATCGTCTTCGCGCTGCTCCTCTGGGTGGTCCTGCAGTTCTTCCAGGTCAACGTCTCCTCGGGCCCCGCCATCTACGTGCCCGTGGCCCTGCTGACCACCCTTCTCTTCTTCGCCTCCGTCCTCCTGCACGAGCTCTCGCACTCCCTGGTAGCCACCCGCAACGGCGTCCCCATCAACCGCATCACGCTCTTCGTCTTCGGGGGGGTGGCCCAGATGGGAAAGGACGTCACCTCCCCTGGCGTTGAGTTCAAGATGGCGGTGGCCGGCCCCCTCTGCTCCTACCTCCTCTGCCTCCTCTTCGGCGCCTTTTCCTACCTCGCCCACCAGCTGGGCGCGGAGACCGTCTCCTTCGGGCTGATGCTCCTCGCCACGGTGAACTTCGGCCTGGGGACCTTCAACCTCGTCCCCGGCTTCCCCCTGGACGGCGGCAGGATACTCCGCTCCCTCCTCTGGCATCACTGGCACGATATGGAAAGAAGCACGCGCGCAGCCAGCCGCCTGGGCGAGGTCTTCGGGGCGCTCATGGTTACGGCCGGCATCTCCATGCTCCTGGCCGACCTCCTGCGCAACCGCGGCGACTATATACTCGCCGGGGTATGGTTCATACTCATAGGCACCTTCCTCGTGCAGGCGGCGGAGAACAGCTTCCGCCAGCTTCGCCTGCGGCTTGCGCTCGCGGACGCGACCGCCTATGACCTCCTGCGGCCCGGCGTTCCGGCCGTCGACCTTTCCGCCACCCTGGAGGAGGTGTACCGCGTTCACCTGGAAAGAACGCCCGGCGCCGTGATACCCGTGCTGCGCCAGGGAAAGCTCGCGGGCACGGTGAGCATGGCGGATCTGAAAAAGGCGGCAAAGTCCGCCTGGGAGGAGACCCCCGTTGCCGCGGTGGCCCGCCCCCTGCGGCCGGAAGATACCTGTTCGTCGCGGCACCCGCTTTTTGAGGTCATGGCCCTCATGGAGAGGAGCGGTAGGGATTTTCTCTGGGTCACGGAGGAGGGGCGGCTGCTGGGCGTGCTCTTGCGGGAGGACGTAAGGCGCCATGCCCGCGAGAGGCTGCGCGCCTGA
- a CDS encoding diguanylate cyclase, with protein MAEKKHVLLADDNKLVVKVTGSILEQAGYRVDVAWDGIEAALKAFSLLPDLLILDIEMPKIKGYQVCRLLKEDPMTSWMPIIMLTGREHQSDMFWGLKTGADAYITKGFKPEHLLEKVDELLADTSQYRESKELSRKRRKDVSEDYIINKITDLLDRKLYETTILNDIASLAGSLQDFNETVCSIFEILDKLFNYQLGLLLLFEEMEMHLYVNQPTATEALEGAVQESLDIATGYAWRVRDPRTIGRVILGEGNLVTSPDGDMPEPVYIHIPLIAHRAPIGLLLLAGPPTPAFRRDAQAILNLVSNQLVMIVDNARLYEDAKRMAITDGLTKIYNHRFFQELFEKEFKRSMRYGTVFSLIMLDIDFFKKINDTYGHLYGDEVLKETASIIKGCLRTMDILARYGGEEFAILLPETELENALKTAERIRAAVEGHDFAGPEGEPVQVTVSQGVTAYPCAGVEDRSDIVAKADAALYEAKEAGRNCVRFRS; from the coding sequence ATGGCCGAAAAGAAGCACGTGTTGTTGGCCGACGACAACAAGCTGGTGGTCAAGGTGACCGGCTCCATACTCGAACAGGCCGGTTACAGGGTCGACGTGGCCTGGGACGGCATAGAGGCGGCGTTGAAGGCCTTCTCCCTCCTCCCCGACCTCCTCATCCTGGACATCGAGATGCCCAAGATAAAGGGCTACCAGGTGTGCCGCCTCCTCAAGGAGGATCCCATGACCTCCTGGATGCCCATCATCATGCTCACGGGACGTGAACACCAGAGCGACATGTTCTGGGGCCTGAAGACGGGAGCCGACGCTTACATCACCAAGGGATTCAAGCCCGAGCACCTCCTGGAAAAGGTGGATGAGCTGCTCGCCGACACCTCGCAGTACCGTGAGAGCAAGGAACTCTCCCGCAAGCGGAGAAAGGACGTCAGCGAGGATTACATCATCAACAAGATCACCGACCTCCTGGACCGCAAGCTCTACGAGACCACCATCCTCAACGATATCGCATCCCTTGCCGGCTCGCTGCAGGACTTCAACGAAACGGTGTGTTCGATCTTCGAGATCCTGGACAAGTTATTCAACTACCAGCTGGGCTTGCTGCTCCTCTTCGAGGAGATGGAGATGCACCTGTACGTCAACCAGCCCACCGCGACGGAGGCCCTGGAGGGCGCCGTGCAAGAGTCCCTGGACATCGCCACCGGCTACGCGTGGCGGGTGAGGGACCCCCGGACGATAGGCCGCGTCATCCTGGGAGAGGGCAACCTGGTGACCTCCCCCGACGGCGACATGCCGGAGCCGGTATACATCCACATCCCCCTGATCGCCCACCGCGCGCCCATCGGGCTCCTGCTGCTGGCCGGCCCTCCCACCCCAGCCTTCCGCCGCGACGCCCAGGCCATCCTCAACCTGGTGAGCAACCAGCTGGTGATGATCGTGGACAACGCCCGCCTCTACGAGGACGCCAAGCGCATGGCCATCACCGACGGACTGACCAAGATATATAACCACCGCTTCTTCCAGGAGCTCTTTGAAAAGGAGTTCAAGCGCTCCATGCGCTACGGCACCGTCTTCTCCCTCATCATGCTGGACATCGACTTCTTCAAGAAGATAAACGACACCTACGGGCACCTCTACGGCGACGAGGTCCTCAAGGAAACGGCCTCCATCATCAAGGGCTGCCTGCGCACCATGGACATCCTGGCCCGCTACGGCGGCGAGGAGTTCGCCATCCTCCTTCCCGAGACGGAGCTGGAAAACGCGCTCAAGACCGCCGAGCGCATCCGCGCGGCGGTGGAGGGACACGATTTCGCCGGGCCGGAGGGGGAGCCGGTACAGGTCACCGTTAGCCAGGGAGTGACCGCTTATCCCTGCGCGGGGGTCGAGGACCGCTCGGATATCGTGGCCAAGGCCGATGCCGCGCTCTACGAGGCGAAGGAAGCGGGGCGCAACTGCGTGCGTTTCCGTTCATGA
- the cpaB gene encoding Flp pilus assembly protein CpaB, which produces MLRFRSSRLYLAASLAAAVLAAFGVFAYLRSLQSRVAASGNLVKLVVAARDLRAGETLDASSLDLVPFPDRYLLPGTFTDAAEVSGRVLRYPVRQGEPLLEGAVSSRDGEWATGGLDAGLRAFPLPCEAVAFPPSRLAPGSRVDIICTSGGFSRLAMENVGVLEVCDPASSPHHDASGEEALSGDLTGWTSNGCVLLEVTPDEACELAAALENGRVELVLRPAREGPEPYRP; this is translated from the coding sequence ATGCTCAGGTTCCGTTCCTCACGCCTCTACCTGGCGGCCTCCCTCGCCGCCGCCGTCCTCGCCGCCTTCGGCGTCTTCGCCTACCTGCGCAGCCTGCAGTCGCGCGTCGCCGCGAGCGGGAACCTGGTGAAGCTGGTGGTCGCCGCACGGGACCTGCGCGCGGGCGAGACGCTCGACGCCTCCTCCCTCGACCTGGTTCCTTTTCCCGACAGGTACCTCCTCCCAGGCACCTTCACGGATGCCGCGGAGGTAAGCGGCCGGGTGCTGCGCTATCCCGTGCGGCAGGGAGAACCCCTGCTGGAAGGCGCCGTTTCATCACGGGACGGGGAGTGGGCGACGGGTGGGCTCGACGCCGGGCTGCGCGCCTTTCCACTGCCGTGCGAGGCGGTGGCCTTCCCGCCCTCCCGGCTGGCCCCGGGTAGCCGTGTGGACATCATCTGCACGAGCGGCGGTTTCTCGCGCCTGGCCATGGAGAACGTGGGCGTCCTGGAGGTATGCGATCCCGCCTCCTCCCCGCACCACGACGCTTCCGGGGAGGAAGCGCTTTCAGGCGACTTAACGGGATGGACGTCGAACGGCTGCGTTCTCCTCGAGGTCACCCCCGACGAGGCCTGCGAGCTCGCGGCCGCCCTGGAGAACGGGAGGGTGGAGCTCGTCCTGCGCCCCGCGCGGGAAGGGCCGGAACCCTACCGCCCATGA
- a CDS encoding 4-hydroxy-tetrahydrodipicolinate synthase: MKGCLIPLVTPFDERGRVDEPALRRLVNYLIEEQAADALIPCGTTGESPTLSHEEHLKVIEIVQEETAGRVPVIAGTGSNSTREAVEMTQAAERLGVNGSLQVSPYYNRPSQEGIYQHFKAVAESTSLPLILYNIPFRTGRNIDVETVLRLAELENVVGIKEASGDILQVSSIIENTRGNGGDFHVYCGEDAVTFLVLCLGGAGCVAAVGHVLGAEFSRMCRLVWEGNLEEAREIHFRVLPLVRALFCEPNPTAIKQALNWMGVGVGGVRLPLSGMSEKGKETLRRAMVELGKAPAENCV; the protein is encoded by the coding sequence GTGAAAGGGTGCCTGATCCCCCTGGTCACTCCCTTCGACGAGAGGGGCCGCGTTGACGAGCCCGCCCTGCGCCGCCTGGTGAACTACCTCATCGAGGAACAGGCCGCGGACGCCCTCATACCATGCGGCACCACCGGGGAATCCCCCACCCTGAGCCACGAGGAACACCTTAAGGTGATAGAGATAGTGCAGGAGGAGACCGCGGGAAGGGTGCCGGTCATCGCCGGCACCGGAAGCAACAGCACGCGGGAGGCTGTCGAGATGACGCAGGCGGCGGAGAGGCTGGGGGTCAACGGCAGCCTCCAGGTCAGCCCCTACTACAACCGTCCCAGCCAGGAGGGCATCTACCAGCACTTCAAGGCCGTGGCGGAAAGCACCTCGCTTCCCCTCATCCTCTATAACATCCCTTTCCGCACCGGGCGCAACATCGACGTGGAAACGGTGCTGCGCCTGGCGGAGCTCGAGAACGTCGTCGGCATAAAGGAGGCTTCGGGGGATATCCTCCAGGTGAGCTCCATCATCGAAAACACGCGCGGGAACGGCGGCGACTTCCACGTCTATTGCGGCGAGGACGCGGTGACCTTCCTGGTGCTCTGCCTTGGAGGCGCGGGTTGCGTCGCCGCAGTGGGGCACGTACTGGGAGCGGAGTTCAGCCGCATGTGCCGCCTGGTCTGGGAGGGTAACCTGGAGGAGGCCCGCGAGATACACTTCCGCGTGTTGCCCCTGGTAAGGGCCCTCTTCTGCGAGCCCAACCCGACGGCCATCAAGCAGGCCCTAAACTGGATGGGCGTGGGCGTCGGCGGGGTCCGCCTGCCGCTCTCGGGCATGAGCGAGAAGGGGAAGGAAACGCTGCGGCGCGCCATGGTTGAGCTGGGGAAAGCGCCGGCCGAGAACTGCGTGTGA
- a CDS encoding FmdB family transcriptional regulator produces MPTYDYKCIECDDVFEVTHGMNDTVESCPRCGGRVRRLFRPVGIIFKGSGFYKTDSRAASDNGGKSRPEKAEKDSGEAGGKGSGEKEEIPSSGGTGA; encoded by the coding sequence ATGCCGACATACGACTACAAGTGCATCGAGTGCGACGACGTCTTCGAGGTTACGCACGGGATGAACGATACGGTGGAAAGCTGCCCCCGCTGCGGCGGCAGGGTGAGGCGCCTCTTCCGTCCCGTGGGCATCATCTTCAAGGGCTCCGGCTTCTACAAGACGGACTCCCGCGCCGCCTCGGACAACGGCGGCAAGTCCCGCCCGGAGAAGGCGGAAAAGGATTCCGGGGAAGCGGGCGGGAAGGGAAGCGGAGAAAAGGAGGAAATACCTTCCAGTGGCGGCACCGGCGCCTGA
- a CDS encoding aldehyde ferredoxin oxidoreductase family protein, with protein MMGGNWGKVLLVDLTSGTIGTEEIPEEHYRDFLGGSGLAAKWFFDHRGWEADPLSPENPLMIMNGPLSGTSLPGVSRLEICARSPLTGIWGESSMGGHFSPQLKRTGYDGVIVTGASQKPVYLYVSDETAEIRDASHLWGKDTYETEELLKEEIGDKRAQVICIGPAGENLVKFANVMNDRGSTAGRCGMGAVMGYKRLKAVVARGNKKAPIADEEGFRAARERMSEILKFSMVAEAFRAFGSNVHMEYGMAIGDVPVKNWREAYWAEGPEKLGGTAVAEKILVRTHSCFACPISCKRIVEVKEGPYALAEGPGSEYEAAAALGTLQRMDSMEANHKANELCNRYGMDVISCGSAIAYATEAFEAGLIKEEDTGGLKLGWNKPDVLLELIRKTAYREGIGDELAEGVRAMSEKFGGEEFAIHVKGLECPMHDPRALWGMALTYATSIRGACHCADSNLYVDLGLTNHGDLGVKRTWPYRAAGKAAQTVASQKKGVIANSAVICEYAWNATGGALPEMVMMLNPVTGFRYTVDELAKVGDRIWYIKRALGNLCGATREDDRLPRRILEPHPEGVTSSLHLAVYPQFMSIGPMGKLRVEGLKNATVGFMNKFVYPNMDRLLTTMNKLPLFSLRRKKLERGDPEEVRRKTVAFEEMLEEFYRLRDLDGQGRPSRRRLEELGLKDVADVLHG; from the coding sequence ATGATGGGCGGAAACTGGGGCAAGGTACTGTTGGTGGACCTGACCTCGGGCACCATCGGCACGGAGGAGATACCCGAGGAGCATTACCGCGATTTCCTGGGCGGCAGCGGCCTGGCCGCCAAGTGGTTCTTCGATCACCGCGGCTGGGAGGCGGACCCGCTTTCGCCGGAGAACCCGCTCATGATCATGAACGGGCCCCTCTCGGGCACCAGCCTGCCGGGGGTGTCCCGCCTGGAGATATGCGCCCGCTCTCCCCTCACCGGCATCTGGGGGGAGTCCTCCATGGGCGGCCATTTCTCCCCCCAGCTGAAGCGGACCGGCTACGACGGCGTCATCGTGACGGGCGCCTCACAGAAGCCGGTCTACCTCTACGTGAGCGACGAGACGGCGGAGATACGCGACGCGTCGCACCTCTGGGGCAAGGACACCTACGAGACGGAGGAGCTGCTCAAGGAGGAGATCGGCGATAAGCGGGCGCAGGTCATATGCATAGGCCCGGCCGGCGAGAACCTGGTAAAGTTTGCCAACGTGATGAACGACCGGGGCTCCACCGCTGGACGCTGCGGCATGGGCGCGGTCATGGGGTACAAGCGCCTCAAGGCGGTGGTAGCGCGGGGCAACAAGAAGGCCCCCATCGCCGACGAGGAGGGCTTCAGGGCCGCGCGGGAGAGGATGTCCGAGATACTCAAGTTCAGCATGGTGGCGGAGGCCTTCCGCGCCTTCGGCTCCAACGTGCACATGGAGTACGGCATGGCCATAGGCGACGTGCCCGTCAAGAACTGGCGCGAGGCCTACTGGGCGGAGGGGCCCGAGAAACTGGGCGGCACCGCGGTGGCCGAGAAGATACTGGTGAGGACGCACTCCTGCTTCGCCTGCCCCATCTCCTGCAAGCGTATCGTGGAGGTCAAGGAAGGCCCTTACGCCCTCGCGGAGGGGCCGGGCTCGGAGTACGAGGCGGCCGCCGCCCTCGGCACCCTGCAGAGGATGGACTCCATGGAGGCCAACCACAAGGCCAACGAGCTGTGCAACCGTTACGGGATGGACGTCATATCCTGCGGCAGCGCGATCGCCTACGCCACGGAGGCCTTTGAGGCCGGCCTCATCAAGGAGGAGGACACGGGGGGCCTGAAGCTGGGGTGGAACAAGCCGGACGTGCTCCTGGAGCTCATACGAAAGACGGCCTACCGGGAGGGCATCGGGGACGAGCTGGCCGAGGGAGTGCGCGCCATGTCCGAGAAGTTCGGGGGCGAGGAGTTCGCCATCCACGTCAAGGGGCTGGAGTGCCCCATGCACGACCCACGCGCCCTGTGGGGCATGGCTCTCACCTACGCCACCTCCATACGCGGCGCCTGCCACTGCGCGGACTCGAACCTCTACGTGGACCTTGGTCTCACGAACCACGGCGACCTCGGGGTGAAGAGGACCTGGCCTTACCGCGCCGCGGGCAAGGCGGCGCAGACCGTGGCCTCGCAGAAGAAGGGGGTCATCGCCAATTCCGCCGTCATATGCGAGTACGCCTGGAACGCGACGGGGGGCGCCCTGCCCGAGATGGTCATGATGCTCAACCCGGTGACGGGGTTCCGCTACACGGTGGACGAGCTGGCGAAGGTGGGTGACCGCATCTGGTACATCAAGCGGGCCCTGGGAAACCTCTGCGGGGCCACGCGCGAGGACGACCGGCTGCCCAGGCGCATCCTGGAGCCCCATCCCGAGGGCGTGACCTCCAGCCTGCACCTGGCGGTCTACCCGCAGTTCATGTCCATCGGCCCCATGGGCAAGCTGCGCGTGGAAGGGTTGAAGAACGCCACCGTGGGCTTCATGAACAAATTCGTGTACCCCAACATGGACAGGCTGCTCACCACCATGAACAAGCTTCCCCTCTTTTCCCTGCGCAGGAAAAAACTGGAAAGAGGCGACCCCGAGGAGGTCAGGCGCAAGACGGTGGCCTTCGAGGAGATGCTCGAGGAGTTCTACCGCCTGCGCGACCTGGACGGGCAGGGAAGGCCGAGCAGGCGGCGCCTGGAGGAGCTGGGCCTCAAGGACGTGGCGGACGTCTTGCACGGCTGA
- a CDS encoding MoaD family protein, with translation MPTVKFFATLRKAAGEAGYRSSARNVAEVLKEVERRYGDGVSRYLRNVTVLVNGRHIGYLKGKRTRLEPDDEVSLFPPVAGG, from the coding sequence ATGCCCACCGTGAAGTTCTTCGCCACCCTGCGCAAGGCGGCCGGCGAGGCGGGCTACCGGAGCTCGGCCCGCAACGTGGCGGAGGTCCTCAAGGAAGTGGAGAGGAGATACGGGGACGGCGTTTCACGCTACCTGCGCAACGTCACCGTGCTGGTCAACGGGCGGCACATCGGGTATTTAAAGGGGAAGAGGACGCGCCTGGAGCCGGACGACGAGGTCTCGCTTTTCCCGCCCGTGGCTGGAGGATGA
- a CDS encoding S-methyl-5'-thioadenosine phosphorylase: MRLPQAKIGVFGGSGFYSLLQGAKSYAVHTPYGAPSDRFTVGELAGVPVVFLPRHGRFHQYPPHRINYRANVFGMREFGVERIISPGACGSLQREIPPGTFVLCDQFIDRTARSECTFYDGPAAVHISCAEPYCPEMRGICHDVATRMGIPCRNGGTAVIIQGPRFSTRAESKWYHAQGWDVINMTQYPEVVLVRELGMCYLNISLVTDWDVWIADEEGVKSVTAEEVGRVFRENNEKLLLLLEKLVPAVAGERSCECSSMLDEATISPLEIQEEA, encoded by the coding sequence ATGAGACTGCCCCAGGCGAAGATCGGCGTGTTCGGGGGATCCGGCTTCTATTCCCTGCTGCAGGGGGCGAAGAGCTACGCCGTCCACACCCCCTACGGGGCGCCCAGCGACCGCTTCACGGTGGGGGAACTGGCCGGCGTCCCGGTGGTCTTCCTCCCCCGGCACGGCCGCTTCCACCAGTATCCACCGCACCGCATCAATTACCGCGCCAACGTCTTCGGGATGCGGGAATTCGGGGTGGAGCGCATCATCTCCCCCGGCGCCTGCGGTTCCCTGCAGCGGGAGATCCCGCCGGGCACCTTCGTCCTCTGCGACCAGTTCATCGACCGCACCGCGCGCTCGGAATGCACCTTCTACGACGGCCCCGCCGCCGTGCACATAAGCTGCGCGGAACCCTACTGCCCCGAGATGAGGGGGATATGCCACGACGTGGCCACGCGCATGGGCATCCCCTGCCGCAACGGCGGCACGGCGGTCATCATCCAGGGGCCCCGCTTCAGCACGCGGGCGGAGAGCAAGTGGTACCACGCCCAGGGATGGGACGTCATCAACATGACGCAGTACCCGGAAGTGGTCCTCGTACGAGAGCTGGGCATGTGCTACCTCAACATCTCGCTGGTCACGGACTGGGACGTCTGGATAGCCGACGAGGAGGGCGTGAAATCGGTGACCGCGGAGGAGGTCGGGCGCGTCTTCCGGGAGAACAACGAGAAGCTGCTTCTGCTCCTGGAGAAGCTGGTGCCCGCCGTCGCCGGGGAGCGTTCCTGCGAGTGCTCCTCCATGCTCGACGAGGCCACCATCAGCCCCCTCGAGATCCAGGAAGAAGCGTAA
- a CDS encoding HesA/MoeB/ThiF family protein translates to MERELRDALTAAAVREEGSLVLPLQRARELAARFRLSGLQVAVRALELGIVPARYQRNIGTLGMEGQLRLLRSCVGVCGLGGLGGCVTEFLARYGVGRLILADPDVFEENNLNRQLLCRECDIGRPKALRARERVAEIDPDLEVSAHRCFVTADNFDEVFGEAQVVVDALDTVSSRLALEEGCARLGIPMVHGAIAGNAGQVMTIYPGDPGLRSLYAPGEDRGIELVEGNPPTTPALVAALQAQEVAKVLCGGEAIRSGFLFLDTSCNLFQFIPLR, encoded by the coding sequence ATGGAGCGGGAGCTGCGCGATGCGTTGACGGCCGCGGCCGTGCGGGAGGAGGGTTCGCTGGTTCTGCCATTGCAGCGGGCCAGGGAACTGGCCGCTCGTTTCCGCCTATCCGGCCTGCAGGTGGCTGTACGCGCCCTCGAGCTCGGGATCGTCCCGGCGCGCTACCAGCGCAACATCGGGACCCTGGGCATGGAGGGCCAGCTGCGCCTCCTCCGCTCCTGCGTGGGGGTCTGCGGGCTGGGCGGGCTCGGGGGTTGCGTGACCGAGTTTCTCGCCCGTTACGGCGTGGGCCGCCTCATCCTCGCCGACCCCGACGTTTTCGAGGAGAACAACCTCAACCGCCAGCTGCTGTGCCGGGAGTGCGACATCGGCCGCCCCAAGGCATTGCGCGCCCGGGAAAGGGTGGCGGAGATCGACCCCGACCTCGAGGTCTCCGCTCACCGGTGCTTCGTCACCGCCGACAATTTCGACGAGGTCTTCGGGGAAGCCCAGGTGGTGGTGGATGCCCTGGACACCGTCTCCTCGCGACTGGCCCTGGAGGAAGGGTGCGCGCGGCTGGGCATCCCCATGGTGCACGGCGCCATCGCGGGCAACGCCGGCCAGGTCATGACCATCTACCCGGGCGACCCCGGCCTGCGCTCGCTTTACGCGCCGGGGGAGGACCGGGGCATAGAGCTGGTGGAGGGGAATCCCCCCACCACCCCGGCCCTCGTCGCCGCGCTGCAGGCACAGGAGGTGGCGAAGGTGCTGTGCGGGGGAGAGGCCATCCGCAGCGGCTTCCTCTTCCTTGACACCTCCTGCAACCTTTTCCAGTTCATCCCGCTGCGCTAG